One segment of Gordonia terrae DNA contains the following:
- a CDS encoding MFS transporter yields the protein MADPMTATRAGTSTPATRHARPGIVLLILSGAAFMASLDVFIVNVAFDDIGADFADATLSQMSWILNAYAILYAALLVPAGRIVDRYGRKGGFLLGLAIFTVASAACAAAQGVWWLVAFRALQALGAAILTPASLGLVVSTIPPERRARSVRIWAATGALAAAFGPAVGGLLVEASWRWVFLVNIPVGVAALVAGAVVLARPRNDSVSGFPDALGATLLVVSVGALTLGLVQGSEWGWSDFRITGAWVIAVVALVGFIVSSMHHDEPVIAPALLRVRAFSVANVTMLLFSIPFAGALLANILWLQQVWGFSPIATGLAVSTGPLMVPIFAAVSHRLSARVPVGVLVAIGCALFGLGIVLVALSVDATPDFASEILPGWLIGGVGVGFALPSILSSATADLPADQAATGSAVVNMSRQIGMSLGVSLLVAIIGTSVVYTDVHQSFVTAWWVLAGIAALGAISALGMTPRHGAP from the coding sequence ATGGCCGACCCGATGACCGCCACGCGTGCCGGAACATCCACCCCGGCCACACGTCACGCGCGTCCGGGCATCGTCCTGCTCATACTGTCCGGAGCCGCGTTCATGGCCAGCCTCGATGTGTTCATCGTCAACGTGGCCTTCGACGACATCGGTGCCGACTTCGCCGACGCGACGCTGTCGCAGATGTCGTGGATCCTCAACGCCTATGCCATTCTGTATGCCGCACTGCTGGTTCCGGCCGGGCGGATCGTCGACCGGTACGGTCGCAAGGGTGGATTCCTACTCGGTCTGGCGATCTTCACCGTCGCGAGTGCCGCATGTGCTGCAGCGCAGGGGGTGTGGTGGCTGGTGGCATTCCGGGCGCTGCAGGCGCTCGGCGCGGCGATCCTGACCCCGGCGAGTCTGGGGTTGGTGGTCTCGACGATCCCGCCAGAGCGCCGCGCCCGGTCGGTCCGCATCTGGGCCGCCACCGGGGCACTCGCCGCTGCGTTCGGACCGGCTGTCGGCGGGTTGCTCGTCGAGGCGTCGTGGCGCTGGGTCTTCCTGGTGAACATCCCGGTGGGTGTGGCAGCCCTCGTCGCCGGGGCTGTTGTGCTGGCCCGTCCCCGGAACGACTCGGTCAGCGGCTTTCCGGATGCACTGGGTGCGACGCTGCTCGTCGTGTCGGTCGGTGCGCTCACGCTCGGCCTGGTCCAGGGAAGTGAGTGGGGCTGGTCGGACTTCCGGATCACCGGGGCATGGGTGATCGCCGTGGTGGCTCTGGTGGGGTTCATCGTCAGTTCGATGCACCACGACGAACCGGTCATCGCGCCGGCTCTGCTCCGGGTCCGGGCGTTCTCCGTCGCCAACGTGACGATGCTCCTGTTCTCGATCCCGTTTGCCGGCGCACTGCTCGCGAATATTCTGTGGCTGCAGCAGGTCTGGGGCTTCTCGCCGATCGCGACGGGGCTCGCGGTGTCGACCGGACCGCTGATGGTCCCGATCTTCGCGGCCGTCTCCCATCGTCTCAGCGCACGCGTGCCGGTCGGTGTGCTCGTCGCAATCGGGTGCGCATTGTTCGGGCTCGGCATCGTGCTCGTCGCCCTGTCGGTCGACGCCACACCCGATTTCGCATCGGAGATCCTGCCGGGGTGGCTGATCGGTGGCGTGGGAGTGGGATTCGCGTTGCCGTCGATCCTGTCGTCGGCGACCGCCGACCTACCCGCTGATCAGGCGGCGACGGGGAGCGCGGTGGTGAACATGAGTCGCCAGATCGGCATGTCCCTCGGCGTCAGCCTGCTGGTCGCGATCATCGGTACGTCGGTCGTGTACACAGACGTGCACCAGTCGTTCGTGACCGCGTGGTGGGTTCTCGCGGGAATCGCTGCGCTGGGGGCGATCTCGGCACTGGGGATGACACCGCGGCACGGTGCTCCCTGA
- a CDS encoding glycosyltransferase — protein sequence MTDAGAGQKVIAVVVTHRRVELLAESLAVVSGQDRPVDHLIVVDNADEPEVAALVAAQPVPTTYLGSQRNLGGAGGFALGMLHALALGADWVWCADDDGRPDGPTVLSTLLDCAERHQLDEVSPVVANLDDPDTLAFPLRRGLVWRRKRSELFADGEAQSDDLLPGIASLFNGALFSAYCLEQVGVPDLRLFFRGDEVEVHRRLVRSGVRFGTCLRAGYLHPDGSAEFRPILGGRMHTQYPDNETKRFFTYRNRGYLMSQPGLRKLLPQEYARFGWFFLVQQRDPKGFAEWVRLRGLGRRERFTRP from the coding sequence GTGACCGACGCCGGTGCCGGCCAGAAGGTGATCGCGGTGGTGGTCACCCACCGTCGCGTCGAGTTGCTGGCGGAGTCACTTGCCGTGGTGTCCGGACAGGACCGGCCCGTCGACCACTTGATCGTCGTCGACAACGCCGACGAACCCGAGGTGGCGGCACTGGTTGCCGCACAGCCGGTTCCGACGACGTACCTCGGTTCGCAGCGCAACCTCGGCGGCGCCGGCGGCTTCGCCCTCGGCATGCTGCACGCGCTCGCCCTCGGCGCCGACTGGGTCTGGTGCGCCGACGACGACGGGCGCCCCGACGGACCGACCGTGCTCTCGACGCTCCTGGACTGCGCCGAGCGGCATCAGCTCGACGAGGTGTCGCCCGTCGTCGCCAACCTCGACGACCCCGACACCCTCGCCTTCCCGCTGCGTCGTGGACTCGTCTGGCGGCGGAAGCGATCGGAGCTCTTTGCCGACGGTGAGGCGCAGTCCGATGACCTGCTGCCCGGTATCGCGTCCCTGTTCAACGGTGCGCTGTTCTCTGCCTACTGCCTCGAGCAGGTGGGTGTTCCCGACCTCAGGCTGTTCTTCCGCGGCGACGAGGTCGAGGTGCACCGTCGTCTGGTGCGATCCGGCGTGCGGTTCGGGACATGCCTGCGCGCGGGCTACCTGCACCCGGACGGGTCGGCAGAGTTCCGCCCGATTCTCGGCGGTCGCATGCACACCCAGTACCCGGACAACGAGACCAAGCGGTTCTTCACGTACCGCAACCGCGGTTATCTGATGAGCCAGCCCGGACTCCGGAAGCTGCTGCCCCAGGAGTACGCCCGGTTCGGATGGTTCTTCCTTGTGCAGCAACGCGATCCGAAGGGGTTCGCCGAGTGGGTACGCCTCCGCGGCCTCGGACGCCGGGAGCGGTTCACGCGGCCCTGA
- a CDS encoding ABC transporter ATP-binding protein: MAKNINPVDDRVRVDTWDACVDFPIFDAKTRSLKKSVIGAAGGVIGSTESNVVVVEALKDINLHLKHGDRVGLVGHNGAGKSTLLRLLSGIYEPTRGACRVHGRVAPVFDLGVGMDPEISGYENIIIRGMFLGMTRKEMLKKIDDIAEFTELGDYLQMPLRTYSTGMRVRIALGVVTSIDPEILILDEGIGAVDADFMRKARGRLQALVERSGILVFASHSNEFLAQLCDRALWIDHGQVRMEGGIEEVVGAYEGPDAAAHVRKVIADLEKSDAQGKPE, translated from the coding sequence ATGGCCAAGAACATCAACCCCGTCGACGATCGGGTCCGGGTCGACACGTGGGATGCGTGCGTCGACTTCCCCATCTTCGACGCCAAGACGCGCTCGCTGAAAAAGTCGGTCATCGGCGCCGCCGGCGGCGTGATCGGTTCCACCGAGTCGAACGTGGTGGTCGTCGAGGCGCTCAAGGACATCAACCTGCATCTGAAGCACGGCGACCGGGTCGGCCTGGTCGGACACAACGGCGCAGGCAAGTCGACGCTGCTGCGCCTGCTCTCCGGCATCTACGAACCCACCCGCGGCGCGTGCCGGGTGCACGGCCGCGTCGCACCCGTCTTCGACCTCGGCGTCGGCATGGACCCGGAGATCTCCGGCTACGAGAACATCATCATCCGCGGCATGTTCCTGGGCATGACCCGCAAGGAGATGCTGAAGAAGATCGACGACATCGCGGAGTTCACCGAGCTCGGTGACTACCTGCAGATGCCGTTGCGCACCTACTCCACCGGTATGCGCGTGCGTATCGCGCTCGGCGTCGTGACCTCCATCGATCCCGAGATCCTCATCCTCGACGAGGGCATCGGTGCGGTCGACGCCGACTTCATGCGCAAGGCACGCGGTCGGCTCCAGGCGCTCGTCGAACGGTCGGGAATCCTGGTGTTCGCCAGCCATTCCAACGAGTTCCTGGCCCAGCTCTGCGACCGCGCCCTGTGGATCGACCACGGTCAGGTCCGGATGGAAGGCGGCATCGAAGAGGTCGTCGGCGCGTACGAGGGACCCGACGCCGCGGCGCATGTCCGGAAAGTGATCGCCGACCTCGAGAAGTCCGACGCGCAGGGGAAGCCGGAGTGA
- a CDS encoding ABC transporter permease, protein MSAVVDDDAIPARPEGSDSRSFARAVKDLGDGFASRELWFHLGWQDIKQRYRRSVLGPLWIVIATGVTAIAMGLLYGELFGMDIKVFLPYVALGFIFWNFISSSILEGAEVFSKNEGLIKQLPAPVSVHVYRVVWRALIIFAHNVVIIVILFLIFPPPLNWTVTLIVPALVLYVLNSIWVTIVFGILSTRFRDIGQLLTTVVQLVFFMTPIIWTTQSLGNSTGETSSRLKLVELNPMFHYLEIARGPLLGEPVEFYHWAVVLGCTAVGWVLAMLVMRNYRARVAYWV, encoded by the coding sequence GTGTCAGCGGTAGTAGACGACGACGCGATTCCCGCGCGTCCCGAGGGGTCCGATTCGCGCAGCTTCGCGCGCGCGGTCAAGGACCTCGGCGACGGTTTCGCAAGCCGCGAGCTGTGGTTCCATCTCGGTTGGCAGGACATCAAGCAGCGTTACCGCCGTTCGGTGCTGGGACCGCTGTGGATCGTCATCGCAACCGGTGTGACCGCCATCGCGATGGGCCTGCTCTACGGCGAGTTGTTCGGCATGGACATCAAGGTGTTCCTGCCGTACGTCGCACTCGGTTTCATCTTCTGGAACTTCATCTCGAGCTCGATCCTCGAGGGCGCCGAGGTCTTCTCGAAGAACGAGGGCCTGATCAAGCAGCTCCCGGCCCCGGTGAGCGTGCACGTCTACCGGGTCGTGTGGCGAGCGCTGATCATCTTCGCCCACAACGTCGTCATCATCGTCATCCTGTTCCTGATCTTTCCGCCGCCGCTCAATTGGACGGTGACGCTGATCGTCCCCGCGCTGGTGCTCTACGTGCTGAACTCGATCTGGGTGACCATCGTCTTCGGTATCTTGTCGACGCGGTTCCGCGACATCGGCCAACTCCTGACCACCGTGGTGCAGCTGGTGTTCTTCATGACGCCGATCATCTGGACCACCCAGAGCCTGGGCAATTCGACGGGCGAGACGTCGTCGCGGCTGAAGCTCGTCGAGCTGAACCCGATGTTCCATTACCTGGAGATCGCACGTGGGCCGCTGCTGGGTGAGCCGGTGGAGTTCTATCACTGGGCCGTCGTCCTGGGCTGCACCGCCGTCGGCTGGGTGCTGGCGATGCTGGTGATGCGCAACTACCGGGCCCGCGTGGCGTACTGGGTGTAG
- a CDS encoding bacterial proteasome activator family protein, with the protein MAIEGTPGPGPTPGPFGSAGDSDNVIVVGAGMDGQAGDDSSESTSVADMVEQPAKVMRIGTMIKQLLEEVRAAPLDDASRNRLREIHQSSVRELEEGLAPELREELERLALPFSDEGTPSDAELRIAQAQLVGWLEGLFHGIQTALFAQQMAARAQLEQMRQGALPPGMPAPGGPGHSTGQYL; encoded by the coding sequence ATGGCTATCGAAGGCACTCCAGGACCCGGCCCGACCCCAGGACCGTTCGGCTCGGCAGGCGACTCCGACAACGTGATCGTCGTCGGCGCGGGGATGGACGGGCAGGCTGGTGACGACTCGTCGGAATCGACCAGCGTCGCCGACATGGTCGAGCAGCCCGCCAAGGTCATGCGGATCGGCACGATGATCAAGCAGCTGCTCGAAGAGGTTCGCGCGGCTCCGCTCGACGACGCGTCGCGCAACCGCCTGCGTGAGATCCACCAGTCGTCGGTCCGTGAACTCGAAGAGGGGCTCGCGCCGGAGCTCCGGGAAGAACTCGAGCGGCTCGCCCTGCCGTTCTCCGACGAGGGCACCCCGTCGGATGCCGAACTGCGTATCGCACAGGCCCAGCTCGTCGGTTGGCTCGAGGGCCTGTTCCACGGCATCCAGACCGCACTGTTCGCCCAGCAGATGGCCGCCCGCGCGCAGCTCGAGCAGATGCGACAGGGCGCACTCCCGCCCGGGATGCCCGCGCCCGGCGGTCCCGGTCACAGCACCGGGCAGTACCTCTGA
- a CDS encoding cysteine desulfurase-like protein, with amino-acid sequence MPFDVAYVRGLIPSLGDGWIHLDPQAGMQIPDSVATAVTTSFRNLSAAPGGVYPSARVSAEVVDGARRAIADLVGGDAAGVVLGPSRYALLSGLADALAPHAWLRGDVVVTRQDDEPNIVPWLRAADRYGGRVRWAEVDVETGGLPAWQFGDLVTPETEVVAVTLASSTTGAITDISEIAPLVREAGALLVVDATNAAPYLSLDIHDLGADVLVVSAERWGGPRMAAMAFREPHLIDRLKLMAMDPAARGPARLEPEPHQGAMLAGLVASVEHLAGLDEAGIGKRRRRLVTSMDGVYEYLQRLTYYLVTTLSQLNHVNLVGTEDNRIPLASFTVESVGADKVVRRLADNGVCALADLPNRALARMGAPDFGGAVTVGLAPYSTPYEVDHLVRTLGSLA; translated from the coding sequence ATGCCCTTCGACGTCGCCTATGTGCGTGGATTGATTCCATCACTCGGCGACGGCTGGATTCACCTCGATCCGCAGGCCGGAATGCAGATCCCTGACTCGGTCGCGACCGCGGTGACCACTAGTTTCCGCAATCTCTCGGCTGCCCCGGGAGGGGTGTATCCGTCGGCCCGCGTGAGCGCCGAGGTGGTCGACGGCGCCCGGCGCGCGATCGCCGACCTCGTCGGCGGCGACGCCGCGGGTGTGGTCCTCGGACCGTCGCGCTACGCGCTGTTGTCCGGTCTCGCCGATGCGCTCGCGCCGCACGCGTGGTTGCGCGGCGATGTCGTCGTCACGCGCCAGGACGACGAACCGAACATCGTGCCCTGGCTCCGTGCCGCCGATCGGTACGGCGGCCGCGTCCGCTGGGCCGAAGTCGACGTCGAGACCGGCGGCCTCCCGGCCTGGCAGTTCGGCGACCTCGTCACCCCGGAGACGGAGGTTGTCGCGGTGACGCTCGCGTCGTCGACGACCGGGGCGATCACCGACATCAGCGAGATCGCGCCCCTGGTCCGTGAAGCAGGTGCGCTGCTTGTTGTGGACGCCACGAACGCCGCGCCGTACCTCAGCCTGGACATCCACGATCTGGGTGCCGACGTGCTCGTCGTGTCGGCCGAGCGCTGGGGTGGTCCGCGGATGGCGGCCATGGCCTTTCGCGAGCCCCACCTGATCGACCGCTTGAAGCTGATGGCCATGGATCCGGCCGCGCGCGGGCCCGCCCGGCTGGAACCCGAACCGCACCAGGGCGCGATGCTCGCGGGGCTCGTCGCATCGGTGGAACATCTGGCCGGACTCGACGAGGCCGGCATCGGCAAGCGGCGGCGCCGCCTCGTCACCTCGATGGACGGTGTCTACGAATATCTCCAGCGCCTCACCTACTACCTGGTGACGACACTGTCCCAGCTCAACCACGTGAACCTCGTGGGCACCGAGGACAACCGGATACCGCTGGCGAGCTTCACCGTCGAGTCCGTGGGTGCGGACAAGGTGGTCCGACGCCTGGCCGACAACGGTGTCTGCGCACTCGCCGACCTCCCCAATCGCGCGCTCGCGCGCATGGGCGCACCCGATTTCGGCGGGGCCGTGACGGTCGGGCTGGCCCCGTACTCGACGCCATACGAGGTCGACCACCTGGTGCGCACGCTCGGTTCACTCGCCTGA
- a CDS encoding MarR family winged helix-turn-helix transcriptional regulator, translating to MSAKTIDGPDKGPPRSLTAAEAESWKNLVDGGWALFARVNDEFTKRSLSVSDLRILEAVCTSRQLGVSEVADAVHMRVSTVSRMIARLSNDGDIERLESKVDGRHRLVRLTDQGRRTLADHVNVRDRVIRQFVVDAMSPDEFAALGAAFRKIRAAVDAAEPPTAG from the coding sequence GTGTCGGCAAAAACGATTGATGGTCCAGACAAGGGCCCACCCCGGTCGCTCACCGCTGCCGAGGCGGAGAGTTGGAAGAACCTGGTCGACGGCGGCTGGGCGCTGTTCGCCCGCGTCAACGACGAGTTCACCAAACGGAGCCTGTCCGTATCCGACCTGCGCATCCTCGAAGCGGTCTGCACCAGCCGGCAGTTGGGCGTGAGCGAGGTCGCCGATGCGGTGCACATGCGCGTCAGCACGGTGTCGCGCATGATCGCCCGCCTCAGCAACGACGGCGACATCGAGCGCCTCGAGTCCAAGGTCGACGGGCGGCATCGGCTCGTGCGTCTCACCGATCAGGGACGACGCACCCTCGCCGACCACGTCAACGTCCGCGATCGGGTGATCCGGCAGTTCGTCGTCGACGCGATGAGCCCGGACGAGTTCGCCGCGCTCGGTGCCGCGTTCCGCAAGATCCGCGCGGCGGTCGACGCCGCGGAACCTCCTACGGCCGGTTGA
- a CDS encoding NAD(P)H-quinone oxidoreductase produces MKAIVVESENLSLSDVPDPTPEAGEVVIDVVTAGVNRADILQRAGNYPPPPGASDILGLEVSGRISALGDGVSGWSEGDEVCALLAGGGYAEKVAVPVEQLLAVPKGIDLVSAAALPEVACTVSSNIFDTAHLTTGELLLVHGGSSGIGTHATQIAHAMGARVAVTARTPDKLERCREFGAEILIDYSSQDFAEVLKDAGGADVILDIIGAKYLKSNLKALRTDGRLVIIGMQGGTTTEINLGHLLAKRLSVMGTTLRARPVHGPGGKAEVVASTLTRTWPLIEAGEVVPVVDRVFPLADAAAAHDHLNSGDVVGKVLLSVEE; encoded by the coding sequence GTGAAAGCCATCGTCGTCGAATCCGAGAACCTGTCCCTCTCCGATGTGCCCGACCCGACCCCCGAGGCCGGTGAGGTCGTGATCGACGTGGTCACGGCCGGCGTGAACCGCGCCGACATCCTGCAGCGTGCGGGCAACTATCCCCCGCCGCCCGGAGCGTCGGACATCCTCGGCCTGGAGGTCTCCGGGCGGATATCGGCTCTCGGCGATGGCGTCTCCGGCTGGTCCGAGGGCGACGAGGTGTGCGCACTACTCGCCGGCGGCGGTTATGCCGAGAAGGTCGCCGTGCCGGTCGAGCAGCTGCTCGCGGTCCCGAAGGGCATCGATCTGGTGTCCGCGGCGGCGCTGCCCGAGGTCGCCTGCACGGTGTCGTCGAACATCTTCGACACCGCTCACCTGACCACCGGCGAGCTCCTGCTGGTCCACGGCGGGTCCAGCGGTATCGGCACGCATGCCACCCAGATCGCCCATGCGATGGGCGCGCGGGTCGCGGTGACCGCTCGCACCCCGGACAAGCTCGAACGCTGCCGCGAGTTCGGAGCCGAGATCCTCATCGACTACTCGAGCCAGGACTTCGCCGAGGTCCTCAAGGACGCCGGCGGCGCCGACGTCATCCTCGACATCATCGGCGCGAAATACCTGAAGTCGAACCTGAAGGCGCTACGTACCGACGGGCGCCTCGTCATCATCGGCATGCAGGGCGGCACCACCACCGAGATCAACCTCGGGCATCTGCTGGCGAAGCGTTTGTCCGTGATGGGCACGACGCTGCGCGCCCGGCCCGTGCACGGACCCGGCGGCAAGGCCGAGGTCGTCGCGTCGACGCTGACCCGCACCTGGCCGCTCATCGAAGCCGGGGAGGTCGTTCCCGTCGTCGACCGCGTGTTCCCGCTCGCCGACGCCGCTGCCGCGCATGATCACCTCAACAGCGGAGACGTCGTCGGAAAGGTGCTGCTGAGCGTCGAGGAGTGA
- a CDS encoding ATP-binding protein produces MTPPSPPPPDPPSTEFEALVTTLREQPAESEWLEFKENMADPEEIGAYVSALSNSAALHGESRGYIVWGVQDGTHSLVGTSFNLRTAKKGNQSLHLWLLSKLRPDPGLTLHFGKIAGKDVGVLEIAAASHAPVLFNGTAYIRIGSHKKKLNDHPVQAKQLYRNLDDVPFEHRLAVTGLEVDEVLEQLEYGVYFTLQQRAVPTTPELILQALVADQIVVLEPSGRYAITNLGALMFAERLTDFPALERKAPRVIKYKGKNKLTAEKEQLGGRGYACGFTGLVDYIDNLLPSNEIIGRALRTEVSMFPPSAVREIVANALIHQDFSISGSGPLIELYDNRIEFTNPGTPLVDPARFVDAPPRSRNEKLAYMMRRCHICEERGSGWDRIAAEIEMYQLPAPLVRVSENHTAVTLFQHLAPNEMSKEERIRALYLHAVLKFVSGERITNSTVRERFGLSDKESSTASSYIREALEAGWIAPHDPDAGRKHMQYVPAWAKGTTDSF; encoded by the coding sequence GTGACTCCCCCCTCGCCGCCACCACCCGACCCGCCAAGTACTGAGTTTGAGGCACTCGTCACGACGCTGCGAGAGCAACCAGCCGAGAGCGAGTGGCTCGAGTTCAAAGAGAATATGGCCGACCCGGAGGAGATCGGGGCTTACGTCTCGGCTCTATCCAACTCAGCGGCTCTGCATGGCGAGTCCCGCGGGTACATAGTTTGGGGCGTTCAAGACGGAACTCACTCACTCGTCGGCACATCCTTCAACCTGAGGACCGCTAAGAAGGGCAACCAATCCCTTCACCTCTGGCTGTTGTCGAAGTTGCGCCCGGACCCGGGATTGACGCTTCACTTCGGCAAGATCGCTGGCAAGGACGTCGGCGTCCTCGAGATTGCGGCAGCCAGTCACGCACCGGTGCTGTTCAACGGCACCGCGTACATCCGCATCGGCAGCCATAAGAAGAAGCTGAATGATCACCCTGTTCAGGCGAAGCAGCTGTACCGGAACCTTGACGACGTCCCGTTCGAACACCGACTCGCCGTGACGGGGCTGGAGGTAGATGAGGTCCTCGAACAGTTAGAGTATGGCGTCTACTTCACGCTCCAACAGAGGGCGGTCCCGACGACACCCGAACTTATTCTTCAGGCGCTCGTTGCTGACCAGATCGTTGTTTTGGAGCCGTCTGGACGGTACGCGATAACCAATCTCGGTGCCCTTATGTTCGCGGAACGTCTAACAGACTTTCCTGCGCTGGAGCGAAAAGCGCCCCGTGTCATTAAGTACAAAGGGAAGAACAAGCTGACCGCGGAGAAAGAGCAGCTCGGTGGACGCGGTTACGCTTGTGGATTTACTGGTCTAGTCGACTACATTGACAACTTATTGCCGTCTAATGAGATAATCGGTCGGGCACTTCGCACTGAGGTCAGCATGTTTCCGCCCAGTGCTGTACGCGAGATCGTGGCGAACGCTCTGATTCACCAAGACTTCTCGATATCCGGTAGCGGACCTTTAATCGAGTTGTACGACAATCGAATTGAGTTTACCAATCCAGGCACCCCGCTCGTGGATCCCGCGCGGTTCGTGGACGCCCCGCCACGTTCGCGAAATGAGAAACTTGCTTACATGATGAGGCGTTGCCATATCTGCGAGGAGCGTGGCAGCGGGTGGGACCGTATTGCGGCCGAGATAGAGATGTACCAGCTTCCCGCACCTCTAGTGCGAGTTAGCGAAAATCACACCGCAGTAACTCTTTTTCAGCACTTAGCCCCAAACGAGATGAGCAAGGAAGAACGGATAAGGGCCCTGTATCTCCACGCCGTCTTAAAATTCGTCAGCGGTGAACGCATTACAAACAGCACGGTACGCGAGCGGTTTGGGCTTTCAGATAAGGAGTCGTCGACCGCGAGCTCATACATTCGAGAAGCCCTCGAAGCGGGGTGGATCGCACCCCACGACCCGGATGCCGGCCGGAAGCACATGCAGTACGTACCCGCGTGGGCCAAGGGGACAACTGACTCTTTTTAG
- a CDS encoding exodeoxyribonuclease III — MVTGDFTVASFNVNGIRAARRRGFDAWLAGRQPDVVGLQELRCGIDDVGDFDGYHAAIEVGSIAGRNGVAVLTRDEPAAVRTWVSHPPKARGLPSFAHEGRYVEVDLADRPLTVANIYLPKGGLPAELQRPGSSRETLDGGAKHARKQRFLAGFTRELARNRLAARRAGREFLLLGDLNVAHLEHDVTNWRAARKMEGFLPEERAWFGEITGPRRLVDVVRALHGDRPGPLTWWSWAGESFVKDVGWRIDHQLASPTLARRARAVVVDKEASPDARLSDHAPLVVEYAEL, encoded by the coding sequence ATGGTCACCGGTGATTTCACCGTTGCATCGTTCAACGTCAACGGGATTCGGGCTGCGCGTCGTCGTGGCTTCGACGCCTGGCTCGCCGGACGGCAGCCCGATGTGGTCGGACTGCAGGAGTTGCGGTGCGGCATCGACGACGTCGGCGACTTCGACGGCTATCACGCTGCGATCGAGGTCGGCTCCATCGCGGGACGGAACGGCGTCGCGGTGCTCACCCGAGACGAACCGGCCGCGGTGCGCACGTGGGTGAGCCATCCGCCCAAGGCTCGAGGACTGCCCTCCTTCGCCCACGAGGGTCGCTACGTCGAGGTCGACCTCGCCGATCGGCCGCTGACCGTTGCCAACATCTACCTGCCCAAGGGTGGGCTACCCGCCGAGTTGCAGCGTCCCGGTTCGTCGCGCGAGACGCTCGACGGTGGCGCCAAACACGCGCGCAAGCAACGCTTCCTGGCCGGGTTCACGCGTGAGTTGGCGCGCAACCGGCTCGCCGCACGCCGCGCCGGTCGGGAGTTCCTCCTCCTCGGTGACCTCAATGTGGCGCACCTCGAACACGACGTCACCAACTGGCGCGCGGCCCGCAAGATGGAGGGCTTCCTGCCCGAAGAACGGGCGTGGTTCGGCGAGATCACCGGGCCGCGCCGGCTCGTCGACGTCGTCCGCGCACTGCACGGCGACCGCCCCGGACCGCTCACCTGGTGGAGCTGGGCGGGCGAGTCGTTCGTCAAAGACGTCGGATGGCGCATCGATCACCAACTCGCGTCGCCCACACTGGCCCGGCGGGCGCGCGCGGTGGTCGTCGACAAGGAGGCATCGCCGGACGCTCGGCTGTCCGATCACGCCCCGCTGGTCGTCGAGTACGCCGAGCTCTGA